From the Streptomyces sp. NBC_00390 genome, the window CACGCGCGCACCCCACAGCAGCCCGAGGCTCCAGCCCGAGATGTCGTACATCGTGGAGACGTCCGCGCTGATGTCACGGCCGGCGTCGAGGATCACATTCGCGAGCCCCCGCTTGGGCTGGCGCATGTCGACGATGTACGAACCGGCCGCATAGCGGCGGCCCGCGAGCGAGAAGCCCGTGCGCGCCCGCTCCACGCGTACGTCGTTGGCGACCAGGTGGTCCACCAGCCGGGCCGCCGCCGTCGCGCTGCGCTGACCCCTGCCCGCCGGGATCACATACGCCCGCGGGAAGGTGGTCGTGTACACATCCTCCGGGCCGATGCCCGGCACCCCGGGCACCGTCTCCTTCGACACCGGCCGCTGTGCCTCACCCGCCGCTCCGCGCCGGAAGGTCTCTATCTGGTCGGCGATCACAGAAGTGCGGTGGGTGTACGTGTAGTCGAGCGTCGCCCGCATCGCCGCGCCCGCGACAGCGGTGTTGACGGCTGCCCGGCGGCGCAGCTCGTCCACGGGCAGCGTGGTGTACGCGCTGTTGTTGACGGCCATCGGGAACTCGATCGTGTGCGAGGCCACCGCGCCCTGGAACGGCATGTACTGCGGAGTGAAGACGGGCGGCCAGTCGTCCCAGCCCTCCTGCTCGTCCCGGAAGGGGATCACGGCGGGCCGCACGCCGTCCTTGTCCGGGGTGTAGCCGAGTCCGTTGACGGCCTTCTCCATACCCAGCGCGTTGGCGTACGCGTTCTTCAGGAAGAGGTCGTACTCGTAGTTCTCGCCGTGCGGCGGGGTCGTCGGCTCGATCAGCGTGCCGTTGACGTATCCGTGCAGGTCCAGCATCACGGCCGGCTGCTTGTCGATGGCGATCCGCCGGATGGCGCGCGCCTCGGGCTGGGTCGCGGTGATGAAGTCGCGGTTGAGGTCGAAGCCGTTCGCGTTGGCGCGGGTGCCCGCGATCCGGCCGTCCGGATTGGCCGTCACATTGAGATGGACACGGCTCGTGCCGAGCAGCGCGGCGGTCCTCGCGTCCTTCGCCTTCGCCAGGTCCTCGATGAGCTTCAGGGCAGCATCCGTGCCCTCCCACTCGTTGCCGTGGATGTTGTTGTTGATGAAGACGGGCGTCTTGTACGCGGCCTTGATCCGACGGTCCCCGGCAGCGGCGGCGGGCTCGTTCTCGATCCGTTCCCGCATCCGCTCCTGCTCACGTGCCTGCGCGGCGCTCTCCGGCGCGGTGACGGTGACCAGATACAGCTCGTGCCCGCCGGCCGAGTGCCCGGCGACCTCCACGCTGACCCGGTCGCCGAGACGCTGCAGGGCGTTGAGCCGCGGCGCGAGCGAGTGGTACGGCGCCAGTCCGAGCTTGATCGACTTGTCTGCGGGGTTCACCGGCGGAACCGTGAGCGTGGTCCGGCGCGGGTATCCGCGGTCCTTGCCCAGCTCGGGGGCCCGCGCGGTGAGCGCGTGGGTGGTGGCTGCCAGGGGTGCTCCGGCGGCCTCGGTGTCGCGCCCGCTCCCGTCGCGTACGGGATGCGGGCTGTCGCGGCCGGACGCGCCGGTGAGCGCGTTCGCCGGCGCGGCTACGAGCAGCAGCGCACCGGCGAGCGCGGCGACGGCAGCGGATGCGGGACGGGGAATCCCCATGTGGACGACCTCCGTGGACGGTGAGGCGGTGCGGCGGCGGACGGCTCGGGCAAACGATCAGCCCTGCACGGTCTATCGCGTCAACTCCCCGGCAACAAGAGGTCCTTCGGCCGCGCACCGCTGCCGCCCTCCGGCCTGGGCCGAACGGGCGGCGCGCCGGTGCGCGGACGCCCGGATAGGGTGGGTGACATGCGTGATCTCGGGGTGGGTTTCGGCTATCTGATGAAGGGCCAGCGCTGGGTCGGCCGGCACGGCCGGTGGTTCGGCTTCGGGCTGCTGCCCGGACTGGTGACCCTGGTGCTGTATGCCGCGGCGCTCGTCGGGCTCGCCCACGGCGCCGACGACTTCACCGCCTGGGCCACGCCGTTCGCCGACGACTGGTCCTCCCCGTGGCAGGGCCTCGTGCGCGGCACGCTGACCGCCTTCGTCTTCGGCTTCGGGCTGTTCCTCGCCGTGATCACCTTCACCGCGGTGACGCTCCTGATCGGCCAGCCCTTCTACGAGTCGCTCTCCGAGCACGTCGACCGTACCGAGGGCGGTGACGTCCCCGAGTCCGGACTGCCGCTCTGGCGTGAGCTGTGGATCTCCGCGCGGGACTCCCTGCGGGTGGTGCTGCGCGTCGCGATGTACGGCGTAGTGCTCTTCGCGCTCGGTTTCATCCCGGTCGTCGGCCAGACCGTGATACCGGTCATCGGCTTCTGCGTCTCCGGGTTCTTCCTCGCCGAGGAGCTCACGGCCGTCGCCCTCCAGCGCCGCGGCATCGAACTGAAGGACCGCCTCGCGCTGCTGCGCGGCAGGCGGCTGATGACCCTCGGCTTCGGGGTGCCGCTCGTCGTCGCCTTCCTGGTGCCCGTCGTCGCCGTGTTCCTGATGCCGGGGGCGGTTGCGGGGGCGACGCTGATGGCGCGGGACCTGGTCGCGCCGGAGCCGGCGCCCGACGACCGGGCCCCGGCTCCGTACACCTTCGACAAGGGCTGACGGTCCTACGGCGTCCGGATCTCCGTGATCGCGAGGCCGGGCGCGGCCGGGCCGGCGGTGACGAGCAGGCCGCCGTCCGGGCCCCAGACACCGCTGTTGCCCGGACAGTCCCCTTCCGTGCTGACGCCCACGGCATTGGCGAGCACCACATACAGGCCGTTCTCGCGGGCCCGCACCGGGTAGACCGTCTCGAACGAGTCGTTCCCCGCTGTGAGCACGGAACTCGCCACGTACACCCGGCAGCCGTCCGCCGCGGCCCGCTCGGCGAGTTCCGGGAAGCGGTTGTCGTAGCAGACGGCCAGCGCGAAGCCGGTGCCGTCGAGCGTGAAGCGGCCGTCCTTGTCGCCCGCCGCGAAGACGTCGTTCTCCACGCCGTGCAGATGCACCTTGTCGTAGCGGGTGAGCAGGGCGCCGTCCGGGCCGATCACCAGCGCGGTGATGGCGGGCCGCCCCGACTCCGTGCTCACCGGACAGCCGAGCACGGCAGCGATGCCTCCGGCACGGCAGGCCTGACGTAGCGGTTCGAGACGCGGATCGTCCTCGGTGAGCGTGAGCCCCGCATCCTTGGCGATCAGCTCCACCTCGTACCCCGTGACCGCCAGTTCGGCGAACACGACGAGCCGGGCCCCCTGTCCGGCCGCCGACCGGATCAGGTCCGCCATGGCGCGGACATTGGCCCCGACGGCGCCGGGTGCGGACGTGAACTGCGCTGCGGCCATCTTCATGCGTCCATCATCGCCCGGCGGTGATCCCGCCGGGTCGCCCACGGCGGGATCAGCGTCACGGGCATCCGGTCAGCCGAAGGACGCGGCCACCCGGATGATCTCCCGCACCTGGGCGATGATGTCCAGCCGGTTCCGTACGAACTCCGGATCCGTGACCTCCGTCGCGTTCCCCGTCCCGAACTGCAGGACCGGGGTGTGCACGTGGCCCCCGGGGGCGGTCGCGCCCAGCCTGTCCCGCAGCAGGGTGGCGCGGTACGCGACCTCGTTCGAGAGGTAGTCGCCGCCGCCGCCCGAGCGGGCCGTGGAGCCGGGAGTCGGACCGTTCGCGCGGACCACCGGATCCGTCCCGCCCGCCGGGACCTCCGTCACCTGGGTGTTGTCGAACACCGGGAAGCGCCCCGTCGGGGTCGCGACGATCGCCGCGTACGGCAGTGTCGTCGTGGTCCACTGCGGCTGCGACGCGGGATCGCTCACCGGCACCGTCTCCGTGCGTGAGGCGTTGTCGTTGTCCGGGAATCCGCCCCGCCATGCGCCGTTCGTGCGTTCGATGTCGAATCTGCCCACCCGCCCCTGGCTGACCGTCGTGAACAGATCGGCCTTCGGCAGTTGCGGGCGCAGCGTCCGTTCGACCGTGCCGTCGGCGAAGTCCTGCCAGCGGACGGGGAAGACGGCGGTCTCGATACGGGCCGTCGTGCCGTCGGCGGTACGGATCCAGGTGCCGTCCAGTGCCAGCGCGGCCGCCCCCGACGGATTGCTGATCCGGATGTCGCGGTCCAGCGTGAACGGGTCGAACCCGGTCATCACGATGCGCTCGATCCCCTTGCCCGCCGGAAGGTGCATCGAGTCCTGGCCCCGCGAGGAGCGTTCGAGCCGGTCCAGCAGGCGGGCCCGCTGCGCGTCCGTCAACGCGAACTCCGGCTGCCACTGCCGCAGTGCGGCCGTCATTCCGAGCCGCGCCCAGTACAGCGGTCGGTCGTCCTCCCGGCTCAGATCACCCGCCGCGGGTCCTCGGCCCTGTGCCCGGTCCACGGCCCGCTCCCACAGCGCACCTGAATGGTGCCGGACAGTCAGCTCGGCCTGCCGGTACGAGCGCACGGCGGCCAGTGCCCGGGTGAATTCCGGCGCCACGGTGCCGAATCCGCTGCGGCGCAGTATTTCCTTGGGGACGGCACGCTCCAGCCGCTGCTCCTCGGCGGTGAGCGGCTGGGCCGCCGCCGGCTGAGCGGCGGCGGACGGTGCGGTCGGACAGAGCGCCGTGGCGGCGAGCAGAGTGACGCCGAGGGTGCGGAGAGGGGTGCGGGGCGTGCGTATTCGGAGCACAGGAGTCCTTCCGTCGGAGTGCCGGAAGTATGTCGTCGGGCCGGTGCGCGCGACCAGGTCCGGGCCGGGCGAATGGCCTGGGAGCGGACGGTCTGCGACGTGGTTCCGGCATGGGGCGGCCCGGCGGCGCGCGGTGCGCTGCCGGGCCTTTGTGCGGGAGCGGTCAGCCGCAGCGGCGGCCGGTGTTGATGCAGTTCACCGCCTGCTTCATCAGCGAGTTCGGCATGGCGTTGATGAAGTCGCCGTGGTCGGTGACCGGTTTGTGGAACGACTCGGGGAAGCTGTCGACGGCGAAGCCGGTACTGCCCGCGAGGCCGTTGTAGGTGACACGCTGGACGAGCTGCGGGATCGGCCGGAACCCGGCGGGGCACCTGCCCGTGGCATCGGCGAAGGCGACATGGGACCGGTGGTCGGCGCTGTCGGTGTTCTTGCCGTCCCAGCAGCTCTGGAACTTGGACACGCGCATCAGCCGGCTGCCCTGGGGGCAGATCGGGTACTTGTCCTTCAGCTCCACCCGGTTCTCGAAGCCGGTGCAGGTGAACCGGGCGTTGGCGTTCGCGCCGCCGTTCGCGTTGGCCTTGGCGTCACCGGTGATGATGCGCAGGAACCGGGGCATCGCGATCACCCTGGACCGCGGATTGCCGGTGAACTCCAGTGACACGGACGCGGGCGTGAGGATCCTGCCGATGTTGCCCTCCGCACCGCCGCCCTGCTTGTCGGCGTCGGACTCCTGGACGCCGCCGCGGTCGCGCAGCACGGGCCAGTAGTAGGTGGACCGGTCATCGTTGGTGCAGGTGGTCCGGGCGGCCGCCAGCGACTCGTTGGTGGTGAAGCCGTCGACGCCGGTCGCGCCCACGTAGTCGTGGGTGTGGTGGGCGCCGTTGGTCACCCCGGGGGCGACGATGACGTTGTCGGAGTTGAACTGTCCCTGGGCGTTGACACCGCACCGCGACCGGAAGGTGCCCCGCGAGGCCGAACGGCCGTTGCGTACGGGCCGGACGTTGGGCCGGACGGTGGTGATGTCCACGAAGTCCTCGGGCACGGGGCCGTTGTCGGCGGCCTGCCCCTGCTCGCCTGCGGGGGGCTGCCCGGGACCTGGTGCGCCCGGGGACGGCTGCCCGGCCCCCTGCTGCTGATCGCCCTCCGCCTTCACCTGCGTATCTCCTGCGGCGAGCGTGCACTGCGCGAGGCTCTGCAGGTTCCGTGGCCGCTCGGCCCCCGCCCGCTCGACGGCCACCTCGATCCGCTCCAGCGCGGCCGAGCGTTTGGACCACAGGGAATCGAGGACCGTACGGGAGGACCCCGCCTTCCCCGATGCCCAGCGGGCGTCGGCCGCCTTGACGTCCTGCCGCAGCGCGTCCAGGTTCCGGTGCACCTCGTTGCGTGCCCCCTCGGGTACCCCGGTCAGCCGGTCCTGCACCGACGGACAGACGATGCCTCCGGCGCGCCGGGCGTCGGCGCTCCCTGCGTTGGCCGCCGCGTTGACGGCCACCAGACCGCCGCCTCCCAGCACCAGGCCGGCCACTGCGATGAGTGCCTTTCGCCGAGTGCGGTTCACCTTGTGCCGCTGGTTCATGAAGTGTGCTCGCTCTCTGATGGGTCCGGCCCGAGGCCCGTATGCCGGACGAGGGCCCCCGTTGGCGGCTCACTCTGGCAACACGTCGGCCCCATCCACCCCACGAGTCGCAGGGGCGTCACAGACTCGTAAGACCTACCCGGGCGGCCGGGTGGCCGTGACGTTGCGGTAGGCGATCTCGGCCAGCCGCTGCTGTCCGTCCCGGCTCGGGTGGAACCAGTCCCAGCGGCTCAACTGTTCCCCCTCGAAGCGGTAGTTGAAGACCGCCCCGCCGTCGTAACGGCAGCGCAGATCCTTTCCGCACACGTCCTTGAGCACCTTGTTGTACGCCATGACACGCTGGTGGACGCTCTCGCGCCGCTCCTGCGCCGTGGTGCTCAGGTCGTTGGCGTTGCCCAGCATGGTGGCGCAGATGCCCAGCCGCCAGATCCGGCTGCCCAGCGGATCACTCCGGCCGGTCGACCACAGGCGCTTGAGGTCCGGCACGCTCGAGACGTAGACATGGGCCTTGGGGGCGCCTCGGCGCAGACGGGCGAGCGACGTGACGAAGGACGCCCGGAAATCGTTTACGGGCGTCATCCGGTCGACCGTGTCGGCGCAGGCGTCGTTGGCGCCCACCATCACCGTGACCAGCTCCGGCTTCTTGGCGGCGGCCCGGGTCATCTGCTCGGGAAGCTCGGCCACGTGGGCCCCGGAGCGTGCGAAGTTCCAGCTGTGCGTGGTCACCGCCCGCTCACCGAGCAGGCGCAGCGCCAGGCTCCGTACGGTGTTGTCGGTGCCCGTGGCCCAGGAGACCTCGGGGCAGTCCGCGAACACCATGCAGGCGTCGAAGCCGCGGGTGATCGAGTCGCCGACCGCGGCGAGTGAGTTCGGGCTGCGGTCCCAAACCGGTGTGGGTCTCGGTGCGGGCCGTGTGGGCGCCCCCGAGCGCCGCCCGTCGGTGGACGGTGCGGCGTCGCACCCGGCCAGCGCGCCGGCGGCCGCGAGAAGCGCGGCGGCCGTCATGACTGCGGTTACTGTGCGTGAGCGGTGCGTCCGACTGCTCTGCCGCATGCCCCGATCCCCTCCGTATCAACGGCATCTGACGCCCTGTGACGTCCTGGCGAGTGAAAGCTTCGTGCGTACGGGCTCAGGACCGACAGTACGTCAACCCTCGGGGGTTCTCGCACGGTAGCTTTTCCCCTGTCGACCCAGAGGCTGCACTTCGCCCATCGGCCCCAGTAAATTACATCGCGTCACATCCTGTCCCTTTTGTAGGGATTAGCGCATGATGCTGTTTACTGAGACCGCTGGGAAGGCGATCCTCGTCCCACACTGGAGGTCCCGGTGACGACACGTGGCGTTCTGTACGTTCACTCCGCACCTCGCGCGCTGTGCCCGCACGTCGAATGGGCGGTCGCGGGAGTGCTCGGCGTGCGGGTCCAGCTCGACTGGATCCGTCAGCCCGCATCACCCGGCACCTGGAGAGCCGAGTTCTCCTGGCAGGGCGCGGTCGGCACGGCCGCCAAGCTCGCCTCGGCACTGCGCGGCTGGCACCTGCTGCGCTTCGAGGTCACGGCCGAGCCGTGTGCCACGGCGGAGGGTGAGCGCTACAGTGCGACGCCCGATCTGGGCATCTTCCATGCGGTCACCGGTATCCACGGCGACATCCTGATCCCCGAGGACCGCCTGCGCGCGGCGCTGGGCCGGGCCTCCCAGGGCGGTACGGACCTGGAGGCCGAGATCGCCAGGCTGCTCGGCAAGCCGTGGGACGACGAACTCGAGCCCTTCCGGTACGCGGGCGAGGGTGCCCCGGTCCGCTGGCTCCACCAGGTCGTCTAGCGCTTTCCCTCTTCACCCTGTTCCTGCCGGTCCAGCTCCGTGAGCAGCCGGCGCAGAAAGCCGCGCGCGGCCGCGATCTCCCGCTCCGGCAGCGCCCGGACGAGCGTGCGGTGCCGCTCGGCGGCCCGCTCGGTGACCTTCGCGAGGACGTTGCGTCCACCCGGTGTGAGTGCCAGCAGGGGTGAACCCTTGTGGTCGGGGTTGTCGGTGTACGAGGCGTGCCCGAGCTCCACGAGGTCGTTGGCCACGCGCTGCACGTTCTGCCGGGACACGCCGAGACGGCGGGCGGCCTGCGGCACGGTGAGTGCCTCCTCCGAGATGACGCTCAGGACCTGCCACCTGGCCTGGGTCAGCCCTTCGGTCTGCGCGGTCCGCTCGCCCAGTCGCCGCAGCGCTCCCGCGGCCTCGAACACATCGGCCACCAGCAGTGCCATCTCGTCCGGCGCTGCGTCGGAAAGGCCTCCGGGCATGGGGACTCCTTTGACAATATGTTGTCTGTATGTGAAGGTGTTGTCATTCTAGCCGGGGGTGAACCGTCAGGAGAAACACCATGACCAGGGTCGATCTGTACCGGAACGTTCACATGGGGCAGCGCGCCCGGCTCTTCGCTCTCGCGGTCGAGCTCGGTGCTGCGGACCACGCCGAGCGGAGCGTCATGGAGGAGCTCACGGAGCGCTGCCTGGCCATGACACAGGAGCTCCGTGAACACGCCGACCACGAGGACACCTTTGTCCACCCGCTGCTGCGGGACCGGGCGCCGCGGGCGGCCGACGCGCTGGACGGCGAACATGTACGGCTCGACGCGGCGCTCGCCGCACTCGACGAGCGGGCACGGGCCCTGCCGAAGGAACCGCCGGCGTCACGCCCCGCGGCAGGTCACGCGCTCTACCTGGCGCTGAACGAACTGATCAGCGCCTATCTCGCGCACCTGCACACCGAGGAGACCGTCGCGATGCCCGCCCTGTGGGAGCACTGCGGCGACGACGAACTGGGCGCCGTGTTCGGTGCCTTCCGCGCCTCCCGTACGTCCGAGGAGGCCCTCGCCGATCTGCGCCGTATGCTCCCGTCGCTCCCTCCCGCGGACCGGGCCGCCATAGTGCGTGCCACGCTCGCCGGGGGCCCCGGCACCGAGGCGGGCCGTACGCTCGCCGCGCTCTCCACCACCCTCGCTCCCGCTCAACGCGCACGTCTCTACGCGGACTTGGGTGCTCCGGAGGCCTGGGCGGCCGCCCAGGTCGCCTGACGCGAGCGTGTTTCGCACCCCGCCCGTACGAAGCGGGTCCGGCTCCCGCAGGGGAACCGGACCCGCTTTCGTGCGTCGGACAGGCGTCAGACCGTACGGAACGCCAGCACCACGTTGTGGCCGCCGAAGCCGAACGAGTTGTTGATCGCCGCGATCGTGCCCTCCGGGAGAGGGCGGGGCTCGGCGCGGACGATGTCCGCGTCGACCGTCTCGTCCAGGTCGTCGACGTTGATCGTGGGCGGAGCCGTGCGGTGGTGCAGCGCCAGCACCGTCGCCACCGTCTCGATGCCGCCCGCGCCGCCCAGCAGATGACCCGTCATCGACTTCGTGGCGGAGACCGCCACATGGTCGAGGTCGTCACCCAGGACGCTGCGCAGCGCCTTGATCTCGGCGACGTCACCCTGCGGCGTCGACGTGGCGTGCGCGTTGAGGTGCACCACCTCGGCGGGCTTGAGGTCCGTGGTGTCCAGCAGGTTGCGCAGCGCCGCGGCGATACCGCGGCCCGTCGGCTCCGGCTGCGCGATGTGGTGGCTGTCCGCGGACAGGCCCTGACCCAGCACCTCGCAGTAGACCTTCGCGCCACGCGCCGCCGCGTGCTCCGCCGACTCCAGGATCACCACGCCCGCGCCCTCGCCGAGGACGAAGCCGTCCCGGGCGGTGTCGTACGGACGCGAGGCCTTCTCGGGCTCGTCGTTGTTCTTGGACATCGCCATCATGTTGGCGAACGCCGCGATGGGCAGCGGGTGGATGGCCGCCTCGGTGCCGCCGGCGACGACCACATCGGCGCGGCCGGTGCGGATCATCTCCACCGCGTAGCCGATCGCCTCCGCGCCCGACGCGCAGGCCGAGACCGGGGTGTGCACGCCCGCCTGGGCGTTCACCTCGAGGCCGACGTTGGCGGACGGACCGTTCGGCATGAGCATGGGGACGGTGTGCGGGGAGACACGGCGTACGCCCTTGTCCTTCAGCACGTCGTACTGGTCGAGCAGCGTCGTCACACCGCCGATGCCGGACGCGATCACCGCACCCAGCCGCGCGGGCGCGACCTGGTCGTCCTCGCCCGCCGCAGCGGTGAAACCGGCGTCGGCCCACGCCTCGCGCGCCGCGATGACCGCGAACTGGGCCGAGCGGTCCAGCTTGCGGGCGAGCGGGCGCGGCAGGACCTCGCCCGGGTCGACCGCCGCGGGTGCGGCGATACGGACCGGCAGTTCGGCGAAGCGCTCGCCCTCCAGGGGCTTCACTCCGGAACGTCCGGCGAGCAGACCTTCCCAAGTCGATGCGCTGTCGCCACCCAGCGGTGTGGTTGCGCCGATACCGGTGACGACCACGGTGCGATTGGTCGAGTTCACAGGAATTCTTTCTCCACGTATAGGGGGTGCGGAATGTGCACGGCGCCACCGAGGGTGGCGACGAGCGCGACTCGGGCCGGAGGTGTTACTTGCCGACCTGGTGCTTCGCGATGTAGTCCGCGGCGTCGCCGACGGTCTTCAGGTTCTTGACGTCCTCGTCCGGGATCTTGACGTCGAAGCGCTCTTCGGCGGCGACGACGACCTCGACCATGGACAGCGAGTCGACGTCCAGGTCGTCGGTGAAGGACTTGTCCAGCTGGACGTCCTCGACCGGGATACCGGCGATCTCGTTGACGATGTCGGCGAGACCGGCGACGATCTCTTCCTGCGTGGCGGCCATGTTGGCGCTCCTTCGGTGTGTATCAGAGGGTGTGGCAGCAGCCGTCCGGAAGATCCGTACGGTGCCTAGGGGAGGGTAACGACCGTCGCGGCGTAGACGAGACCCGCCCCGAAGCCGATGACGAGCGCGGTGTCACCGCTCTTCGCCTGACCGGTCGCCAGAAGCCGCTCCATCGCGAGCGGGATCGAGGCGGCCGACGTGTTGCCGGTGGTTTCCACATCGCGGGCGACCGTGACATGCTCCGGCAGCTTCAGAGTCTTCACCATCGAGTCGATGATCCGCATGTTTGCCTGGTGCGGGATGAAGACGTCCAGGTCGTCCGAGGTGATCCCGGCCGCGTCCAGCGCCTGCTGGGCGACCTTCGCCATCTCGAACACGGCCCAGCGGAACACCGCCTGGCCCTCCTGCGTGATGGCAGGGAACTTCGCGACATCACCGGTGCGGTAGTCCGACCACGGAACGGTCTGCTTGATCGTCTCGGACTTGTCGCCCTCCGAGCCCCAGACGGTCGGGCCGATCATCGGCTCCTTCGCCGGGCCGACGACGACAGCGCCCGCGCCGTCACCGAACAGGAAGGCCGTCGCACGGTCCTCCAGGTCGGTCAGGTCGCTGAGCCGCTCCACGCCGATGACGAGCACGTACTCCGCCGAGCCTTCGACCACCATGCCCTTGGCCAGGGTCAGGCCGTAGCCGAAGCCCGCGCAGCCCGCCGAGATGTCGAACGCCGCCGGCTTCACCGCGCCGATCTTGTCCGCGATCTCCGTGGCGACGGCCGGGGTCTGCTTGAAGTGCGACACGGTGGAGACGATCACGCCGCCGATCTGCTCCGGGGTGATCCCGGCGTCGGCGATCGCCTTGCCGGACGCCTCCACCGACATCGCGCACACGGTCTCCTCGTCGGAGGCCCAGTGGCGCGTCGCGATGCCCGAACGCGAGCGGATCCACTCGTCGGACGAGTCGATCGTCTCGAGGATCACCTCGTTGGGCACCACCCGGGTCGGGCGGTAGCCGCCGACTCCCAGAATGCGTGCGTACGGCGCGCCCTGACTGGGCTTGATCTTGGCCATGCTCTACGGCTCCTTGTCAGGCACCCGCCGCGTCAGCGGCAGATGCACCGGTCTCGGCGAGCAGCGTGCGGGCCGCGTCGAGGTCGTCCGGGGTCTTCAGCGCCAGCGTCCGCACACCCGGCAGCGCACGCTTGGCGAGACCGGTGAGGGTGGCGCCGGGGCAGACCTCGATCAGGGCGGTGACGCCCCGCTCCTTGAAGGTCTCCATGCACAGGTCCCAGCGGACCGGGTTGGCGACCTGGCCGACCAGACGGGAGATGACGTCGGCGCCGTCGGCGACGATCTGCCCGTCCCTGTTCGAGACGTAGGGGACGGCCGGGTCGGACACAGTGAGGGTCGTCGCGGCGCCCTCCAGGGTCGCGACCGCGGGCGCCATGTGGTGCGTGTGGAACGCGCCGGCCACCTTCAGGGCGATCACCCGCGCCTTCTCCGGCTTGTCGTCGGCGAGTGCGGCGAGCTGCTCGGCGGTTCCGGCGGCGACGATCTGACCCGCGCCGTTGACGTTCGCCGCAGTCAGGCCGAGCTTCTCGAGGTGGGCGACCACCTGGTCCGGGTCGCCGCCGAGCACCGCGGACATACCCGTCTCGGTGACCGCGGCGGCCTCGGCCATCGCAAGTCCCCGGGTGCGGACGAAACGCAGCGCGGCGGTGTCGTCGAGGACACCCGCGAGTGCGGCGGCGGTGATCTCACCGACGCTGTGACCGGCGACCGCACCGGGGGCCACCTCGCCGAGGGCGGCGGCCGACAGCAGACCGGCGGCCACCAGCAGCGGCTGCGCGACGGCCGTGTCGCGGATCTCGTCCGCGTCGGCCTTGGTCCCGTAGTGGGCGAGGTCGAGCCCGATCGCGTCGGACCAGGCCGCAATGCGGTCGGCGGCGCCGGGGAGGTCGAGCCAGGGAGTCAGGAAGCCGGGCGTCTGAGCGCCTTGGCCGGGAGCGACGAGTACGAGCACCCTCACACTCTCTCTTGTGGACGGCTCCAAACGCCCGTGGGGACAGGGACGAAGAACCGTCAGGGGAATTGTTGGTGTCCGACAAAAGTTTAGGACTGGGCATCCCCGTCGGCCAGACGCCCGAGGATGAGTGCGATCCGCAGCGTGAACGCAGAGCGAACGTCCGAGGGCGACCATCCGGTGACGTCGGTCACACGTCGCAGCCGGTAGCGCACGGTGTTGGGATGCACGAAGAGCATCCGCGCCGCGCCTTCGAGACTGCTCGCCTGCTCCAGATAGACACTGAGGGTCTCCAGCAGCGCCGAGCCCGCCTCCTCCAGCGGTCTGTAGATCTCCTCCACCAGCTGCTCGCGCGCAGCGGGGTCCGCCGCGATAGCACGCTCCGGAAGCAGATCATCCGCGAGAACCGGCCGCGGCGCGTCCTGCCACGCCGAGCAGGCCTTGAGTCCGGCTGCCGCGGCCTGTGCGGACCGGGTCGCGGCGAGCAGGTCGGGAACGATGGGACCTGCGACGACCGGGCCCGCCGCATACGGTCCGATCAGCGCCTTCGCCACATGGAGCGGGTTGTCGCTGCCGCCCGCGATGACCACCAGCCGGTCGCCGAGCACGCCGGTGAGCACCTGGAGCTTGGCGTGCCTCGAGGCCCGGCGGATCGCCTCCACCGTCAGCTCGCTGTCCCCGTCCGGAGCGGTGCCGAGGATCACACACACATGCTCCGGGGAGTTCCACCCGAGCGCGGCGGCGCGCGAGACGGCGCCCTCGTCCGCCTCGCCGGACAGCACCGCGTTCACCACGAGCGACTCGAGACGGGCGTCCCACGCGCCGCGTGCCTCGGCGGCCTGCGCGTACACCTGCGCGGTGGCGAACGCGATCTCCCGTGCG encodes:
- a CDS encoding acyl carrier protein, yielding MAATQEEIVAGLADIVNEIAGIPVEDVQLDKSFTDDLDVDSLSMVEVVVAAEERFDVKIPDEDVKNLKTVGDAADYIAKHQVGK
- a CDS encoding hemerythrin domain-containing protein; amino-acid sequence: MTRVDLYRNVHMGQRARLFALAVELGAADHAERSVMEELTERCLAMTQELREHADHEDTFVHPLLRDRAPRAADALDGEHVRLDAALAALDERARALPKEPPASRPAAGHALYLALNELISAYLAHLHTEETVAMPALWEHCGDDELGAVFGAFRASRTSEEALADLRRMLPSLPPADRAAIVRATLAGGPGTEAGRTLAALSTTLAPAQRARLYADLGAPEAWAAAQVA
- a CDS encoding SGNH/GDSL hydrolase family protein, whose amino-acid sequence is MRQSSRTHRSRTVTAVMTAAALLAAAGALAGCDAAPSTDGRRSGAPTRPAPRPTPVWDRSPNSLAAVGDSITRGFDACMVFADCPEVSWATGTDNTVRSLALRLLGERAVTTHSWNFARSGAHVAELPEQMTRAAAKKPELVTVMVGANDACADTVDRMTPVNDFRASFVTSLARLRRGAPKAHVYVSSVPDLKRLWSTGRSDPLGSRIWRLGICATMLGNANDLSTTAQERRESVHQRVMAYNKVLKDVCGKDLRCRYDGGAVFNYRFEGEQLSRWDWFHPSRDGQQRLAEIAYRNVTATRPPG
- a CDS encoding DUF1996 domain-containing protein encodes the protein MNQRHKVNRTRRKALIAVAGLVLGGGGLVAVNAAANAGSADARRAGGIVCPSVQDRLTGVPEGARNEVHRNLDALRQDVKAADARWASGKAGSSRTVLDSLWSKRSAALERIEVAVERAGAERPRNLQSLAQCTLAAGDTQVKAEGDQQQGAGQPSPGAPGPGQPPAGEQGQAADNGPVPEDFVDITTVRPNVRPVRNGRSASRGTFRSRCGVNAQGQFNSDNVIVAPGVTNGAHHTHDYVGATGVDGFTTNESLAAARTTCTNDDRSTYYWPVLRDRGGVQESDADKQGGGAEGNIGRILTPASVSLEFTGNPRSRVIAMPRFLRIITGDAKANANGGANANARFTCTGFENRVELKDKYPICPQGSRLMRVSKFQSCWDGKNTDSADHRSHVAFADATGRCPAGFRPIPQLVQRVTYNGLAGSTGFAVDSFPESFHKPVTDHGDFINAMPNSLMKQAVNCINTGRRCG
- a CDS encoding beta-ketoacyl-[acyl-carrier-protein] synthase family protein, yielding MNSTNRTVVVTGIGATTPLGGDSASTWEGLLAGRSGVKPLEGERFAELPVRIAAPAAVDPGEVLPRPLARKLDRSAQFAVIAAREAWADAGFTAAAGEDDQVAPARLGAVIASGIGGVTTLLDQYDVLKDKGVRRVSPHTVPMLMPNGPSANVGLEVNAQAGVHTPVSACASGAEAIGYAVEMIRTGRADVVVAGGTEAAIHPLPIAAFANMMAMSKNNDEPEKASRPYDTARDGFVLGEGAGVVILESAEHAAARGAKVYCEVLGQGLSADSHHIAQPEPTGRGIAAALRNLLDTTDLKPAEVVHLNAHATSTPQGDVAEIKALRSVLGDDLDHVAVSATKSMTGHLLGGAGGIETVATVLALHHRTAPPTINVDDLDETVDADIVRAEPRPLPEGTIAAINNSFGFGGHNVVLAFRTV
- a CDS encoding DUF3145 domain-containing protein; amino-acid sequence: MTTRGVLYVHSAPRALCPHVEWAVAGVLGVRVQLDWIRQPASPGTWRAEFSWQGAVGTAAKLASALRGWHLLRFEVTAEPCATAEGERYSATPDLGIFHAVTGIHGDILIPEDRLRAALGRASQGGTDLEAEIARLLGKPWDDELEPFRYAGEGAPVRWLHQVV
- a CDS encoding MarR family winged helix-turn-helix transcriptional regulator — encoded protein: MPGGLSDAAPDEMALLVADVFEAAGALRRLGERTAQTEGLTQARWQVLSVISEEALTVPQAARRLGVSRQNVQRVANDLVELGHASYTDNPDHKGSPLLALTPGGRNVLAKVTERAAERHRTLVRALPEREIAAARGFLRRLLTELDRQEQGEEGKR